In Caproiciproducens sp. NJN-50, the following are encoded in one genomic region:
- a CDS encoding ABC transporter ATP-binding protein gives MSEIAIHAQELGKSYDGTVYALHDLSLEIPSGAVFGFLGPNGAGKTTTVKLLAGLLKPTGGSCTIFGLSPEKKPSEVHRICGVVTETAKMYSRLTGMENMLFFGQALGLARRECRQQAEALLKCLDLWDSRDKPLSAYPTGMAQRLSIARAMIAKPRLLLLDEPTVGLDPESVLRVNSLMTQLAGQEGVTVFLCTHQLSCAQDLCDSYGIISKGRMLACGDLESLSREVGMPLRAKFRLREGQTPEKLERLDGGWWARDLADQEEMPGLLKDLVSSGFDIYEAQVARPSLEDIYFRMAEWKGDAK, from the coding sequence ATGAGCGAAATTGCGATTCATGCACAGGAATTGGGGAAATCCTACGACGGCACCGTGTATGCGCTCCATGATCTTTCACTGGAGATTCCCTCCGGTGCCGTCTTTGGATTCCTTGGTCCCAATGGAGCGGGAAAAACCACCACGGTCAAGCTGCTTGCCGGGCTGCTGAAGCCTACGGGGGGTTCCTGTACCATATTCGGCCTTTCACCGGAGAAGAAGCCGTCGGAGGTCCACCGGATCTGCGGCGTTGTGACCGAAACCGCGAAAATGTACAGCCGTCTGACCGGGATGGAAAACATGCTTTTTTTCGGACAGGCCCTGGGGCTGGCGAGAAGGGAATGCAGGCAGCAGGCGGAGGCGTTGTTGAAATGCCTTGACTTGTGGGATTCGCGTGACAAGCCGCTTTCCGCTTACCCGACCGGAATGGCGCAGCGGCTGTCGATCGCCCGCGCCATGATTGCGAAACCCAGGCTGCTCCTGCTGGACGAGCCGACCGTCGGGCTGGACCCGGAATCCGTGCTGCGTGTCAATTCGCTGATGACACAGCTTGCCGGGCAGGAGGGCGTCACTGTTTTTTTGTGTACGCATCAGCTCAGCTGCGCGCAGGATCTGTGCGACAGCTATGGAATTATCAGCAAGGGCAGAATGCTGGCGTGCGGCGATCTGGAATCCCTCAGCAGGGAAGTCGGAATGCCTCTTCGCGCGAAATTCCGCCTGCGCGAAGGACAGACGCCGGAAAAGCTGGAACGGCTGGACGGCGGATGGTGGGCCAGGGACCTTGCCGATCAGGAAGAAATGCCGGGACTGCTGAAAGATCTGGTTTCCTCCGGCTTTGACATTTATGAAGCGCAGGTCGCGCGCCCTTCGCTCGAGGATATTTATTTCAGAATGGCCGAATGGAAGGGGGATGCGAAATGA
- the purD gene encoding phosphoribosylamine--glycine ligase, translating into MKILVVGGGGREHVLVRKLKESPRAEAIYCAPGNGGISRDAECVPIAATDIKGIVSFAKENQIGLVVVAPDDPLAAGMVDALEDAGIRAFGPRANAAEIESSKVFSKNLMKKYGIPTAGYEVFDRPDAALAYLREQDRYPAVIKADGLALGKGVIIASDFQEAQSGIKTIMEDKIFGASGNRVVVEEFLTGPEVSVLAFTDGKCIRPMVSSKDHKRAQDGDRGLNTGGMGTISPNPYYTPELAEQCMDEIFLPTVRAMNEEGRPFKGCLYFGLMLTADGPKVIEYNSRFGDPEAQVVLPRLRTDLVDIMEAVSEEKLEQQPIEWREEACACVILASGGYPAAYRKGLEISGLDKNGQADGAVVYHAGTVFRDGKFYTNGGRVLGVTSLGKNLTQALERAYQAASGIHFEGAFYRHDIGK; encoded by the coding sequence ATGAAAATACTGGTGGTCGGCGGCGGCGGCCGCGAGCATGTGCTGGTGCGTAAGCTGAAAGAAAGCCCCAGAGCCGAGGCAATCTACTGCGCGCCGGGGAACGGCGGCATTTCCCGGGATGCCGAATGCGTGCCAATTGCCGCGACGGACATAAAAGGGATCGTGTCCTTTGCAAAAGAGAATCAAATCGGCCTTGTCGTTGTTGCGCCGGACGATCCGCTTGCCGCGGGAATGGTCGACGCGCTGGAAGATGCCGGCATCCGTGCATTTGGTCCGAGGGCAAATGCGGCGGAAATTGAAAGCAGCAAGGTGTTTTCCAAAAACCTGATGAAAAAATACGGAATCCCGACGGCGGGATATGAGGTGTTTGACCGGCCGGACGCGGCGCTTGCCTATCTTCGGGAACAGGACCGGTACCCCGCCGTCATCAAGGCGGACGGGCTGGCGCTCGGCAAGGGCGTGATCATCGCCTCTGATTTTCAGGAGGCGCAGTCGGGGATTAAAACCATCATGGAGGACAAAATATTCGGCGCTTCCGGCAACCGTGTTGTGGTGGAAGAGTTCCTGACCGGGCCGGAGGTTTCCGTCCTCGCGTTTACAGACGGGAAATGCATCCGTCCGATGGTTTCTTCCAAGGACCATAAGCGCGCTCAGGACGGCGACCGGGGCCTCAATACCGGCGGAATGGGAACCATCAGCCCCAATCCGTATTACACGCCGGAGCTGGCCGAACAATGTATGGACGAAATTTTCCTGCCGACGGTCCGGGCGATGAATGAGGAAGGCCGTCCGTTCAAGGGCTGTCTGTATTTCGGCCTGATGCTGACTGCGGACGGGCCGAAGGTCATCGAATACAATTCCCGGTTTGGCGATCCGGAGGCACAGGTGGTTCTGCCGAGGCTGAGAACCGATCTGGTGGACATCATGGAAGCTGTCTCTGAGGAAAAGCTGGAGCAGCAGCCGATCGAGTGGAGGGAAGAAGCCTGCGCGTGTGTTATTCTGGCGTCCGGAGGATATCCGGCCGCGTATCGAAAGGGACTTGAAATTTCCGGACTCGACAAAAACGGACAGGCCGATGGCGCTGTGGTTTACCATGCCGGGACGGTGTTCCGGGACGGCAAATTTTATACCAACGGCGGACGCGTACTCGGTGTAACTTCATTGGGGAAAAATCTTACTCAGGCTTTGGAAAGGGCCTATCAGGCCGCTTCCGGAATCCATTTTGAGGGCGCTTTCTATCGCCATGACATTGGAAAATAG
- a CDS encoding 4Fe-4S dicluster domain-containing protein, with product MKFEYDNEAKQLKFEVLTRVARYAFDGTLEEHLDSIPYEIIPGPLPTFRCCVYREREIIRERMVSARGGNLPGQGDCNVIGVLPAACEGCPISRFRVTDNCQHCLAQKCREACPFGAISITPKGAYIDPQKCRECGRCAAACPYNAISDTLRPCVRSCPVNAIKKDQYKRSVIDYSSCISCGACMKNCPFGAITDRSQILQIIESIKNGTRVAACFAPAAEGHFGKADAGMIKSALKKLGFAEALEVSLGADAVASQEARELREALEAERKMTTSCCPAFVELIEKHYPKLKDLMSHTVSPMTAAARYLRLQNPRTKVVFIGPCVAKKNEIQKVPDTADYVLTFEELAALFTARGIDVEAEPETEQDGSRAGKGFAQSGGVAGAVAQVFQEEKADLPFTCVKCNGAQECKKTLAILNAGRLAENFVEGMACEGGCVAGPAGIEEPMKLKKNRAAILARADQRSISENIQKKHDFSQVKME from the coding sequence ATGAAATTTGAGTACGATAACGAAGCCAAACAGTTGAAATTCGAGGTTTTGACCAGAGTCGCAAGGTATGCTTTCGACGGAACCTTGGAAGAACATCTTGACTCTATTCCGTACGAGATTATCCCGGGCCCCCTTCCCACGTTCCGCTGCTGTGTCTATCGGGAACGTGAAATCATCAGGGAACGTATGGTTTCGGCCCGCGGCGGCAATCTGCCCGGGCAAGGGGACTGCAATGTGATCGGCGTTCTTCCGGCAGCCTGCGAGGGATGTCCGATCAGCCGGTTCCGCGTCACGGATAATTGTCAGCACTGCCTTGCCCAAAAATGTCGCGAGGCCTGCCCGTTCGGCGCGATTTCCATCACGCCCAAAGGGGCGTACATCGATCCGCAGAAGTGCAGAGAATGCGGACGCTGCGCGGCGGCTTGCCCTTACAACGCCATTTCCGACACGCTGCGGCCCTGTGTTCGCTCCTGCCCGGTCAACGCGATTAAAAAGGATCAGTACAAGCGGTCGGTGATCGATTATTCCAGCTGCATCAGCTGCGGGGCATGCATGAAAAACTGTCCGTTCGGCGCCATCACGGACCGGTCCCAAATCCTGCAGATCATAGAATCGATCAAAAACGGAACCCGGGTCGCTGCCTGTTTTGCCCCCGCGGCGGAAGGGCATTTCGGCAAGGCGGACGCGGGTATGATCAAAAGTGCTCTGAAAAAGCTGGGATTTGCGGAAGCGCTGGAGGTTTCTCTGGGTGCGGACGCGGTCGCGTCCCAGGAAGCGCGGGAACTCAGGGAGGCGCTTGAGGCGGAACGGAAAATGACGACGTCCTGCTGTCCTGCCTTTGTGGAATTGATTGAAAAGCATTATCCCAAGCTGAAAGATCTGATGTCCCACACGGTTTCTCCTATGACGGCGGCGGCCCGATATCTCCGCCTTCAGAATCCGCGGACGAAAGTCGTATTCATCGGCCCTTGCGTTGCAAAGAAAAATGAAATTCAAAAGGTTCCGGACACTGCGGATTATGTGCTTACCTTTGAAGAGCTGGCCGCGCTGTTTACAGCCCGCGGAATCGATGTGGAAGCGGAACCGGAAACGGAGCAGGACGGCAGCCGCGCGGGAAAGGGGTTTGCCCAAAGCGGCGGTGTGGCCGGCGCGGTGGCCCAGGTGTTTCAGGAGGAAAAAGCTGACCTGCCTTTTACCTGCGTCAAATGCAACGGCGCTCAGGAGTGCAAAAAAACGCTGGCAATTCTGAATGCCGGACGCCTTGCGGAAAACTTTGTGGAAGGAATGGCCTGCGAGGGCGGGTGCGTCGCCGGTCCCGCCGGGATTGAGGAGCCGATGAAGCTGAAAAAGAACCGCGCTGCGATTCTCGCAAGGGCGGATCAACGGTCGATTTCCGAAAATATTCAGAAGAAACACGATTTCTCTCAGGTTAAAATGGAATAA
- a CDS encoding PHP domain-containing protein: MAADLHCHTKISDGSVEADEILMLAAQSGIPVISVTDHDTFSGSAGAAVAGEKYGVGVIPGAEFSSVDPLTGRKAHILCYFCKEPRRLEGLCMRMKAERDRAAEMMMRKVTEIYPVSKEMILRRAKGSTTVYKQHIMHALMDAGDADEFYGTVYHRLFNPQDGLAYVPVHYPDVHEVTARIREADGIAVLAHPGEYDSYALLEQLAQDHEIDGVEVWHPKNREGDERSFSETARKYGLIMTGGTDFHGMYRKRGVPLGTCTTPDGQLKRLIELGARRAGLSPQWGKYLDVSL; encoded by the coding sequence TTGGCTGCGGATTTGCATTGCCACACAAAAATATCCGACGGGTCTGTTGAGGCCGACGAAATTCTCATGCTTGCAGCGCAAAGCGGCATCCCCGTGATATCCGTTACGGACCATGATACCTTTTCCGGCTCTGCCGGGGCCGCGGTGGCCGGGGAAAAATATGGAGTCGGGGTAATCCCGGGCGCGGAGTTTTCCTCGGTGGACCCGCTGACCGGGCGCAAGGCGCATATCTTGTGCTATTTTTGTAAAGAACCGCGCCGTTTGGAAGGTCTCTGCATGCGCATGAAAGCGGAACGGGACCGCGCGGCGGAAATGATGATGCGAAAGGTAACTGAAATTTATCCGGTTTCCAAAGAGATGATCTTACGCCGTGCGAAAGGCAGCACGACGGTTTACAAGCAGCACATCATGCATGCGCTGATGGATGCGGGCGATGCGGATGAATTTTACGGAACCGTATATCATCGTTTGTTCAATCCTCAGGACGGCCTTGCCTATGTGCCGGTCCATTACCCGGATGTTCATGAAGTGACGGCACGGATCCGCGAGGCGGACGGCATTGCCGTGCTGGCCCATCCCGGCGAATATGACAGCTATGCGCTTTTGGAACAGCTTGCCCAAGATCACGAGATAGACGGAGTGGAAGTCTGGCACCCAAAAAACAGGGAAGGCGACGAACGGAGCTTTTCGGAAACAGCGCGAAAATATGGATTGATCATGACGGGCGGAACCGATTTCCACGGAATGTATCGGAAAAGGGGGGTGCCGCTCGGTACCTGCACGACGCCGGACGGCCAATTGAAAAGACTGATCGAATTAGGTGCGCGCCGCGCCGGATTATCGCCGCAATGGGGGAAGTATCTTGACGTATCGTTATAA
- a CDS encoding IMP cyclohydrolase produces the protein MQRMNLEDYLGGNPYPGRGILLGRSEDGRNAVIAYFIMGRSENSRNRVFEEEGQGLRTKAFDESKLSDPSLIIYSPVRVLENRTVVTNGDQTDTVCEYLEAGKTFEEALLTRTFEPDAPNFTPRISGIVETENGFRFTLSILKSGETSGTTVREFFEYASPADGEGRLIHTYSGDGDPLPSFAGEPVCVAVDGSIDELTHRIWNALNEDNKISLFVRFISLKTGLTETRILNKNR, from the coding sequence TTGCAGCGAATGAATTTGGAAGATTACCTGGGCGGGAATCCATACCCGGGAAGAGGAATTTTGCTCGGCAGAAGCGAAGACGGAAGGAATGCGGTGATCGCCTATTTTATTATGGGGCGCAGCGAAAACAGCCGGAACCGCGTGTTTGAAGAAGAGGGACAGGGCCTTCGGACCAAGGCGTTTGACGAATCGAAGCTGAGCGATCCTTCCCTTATCATCTATTCGCCGGTGCGGGTGTTGGAAAACCGCACGGTCGTGACGAACGGGGACCAGACCGACACGGTCTGCGAATACCTGGAGGCTGGAAAAACATTTGAGGAAGCGCTGCTGACGCGTACATTTGAACCGGATGCTCCGAATTTTACTCCGCGAATTTCCGGGATCGTGGAAACGGAAAACGGGTTCCGGTTCACCCTGTCCATTTTGAAAAGCGGGGAAACATCGGGAACCACGGTTCGGGAATTCTTTGAATACGCTTCTCCGGCAGATGGAGAGGGACGGCTGATTCATACATATTCCGGAGACGGGGACCCGCTCCCTTCGTTTGCGGGGGAACCGGTATGCGTCGCGGTGGACGGCTCCATCGACGAACTGACGCACAGAATATGGAACGCCTTGAACGAAGACAATAAAATATCGCTTTTTGTCCGCTTTATCAGCCTGAAAACCGGGCTGACGGAAACCAGAATTCTGAATAAAAACCGCTGA
- a CDS encoding ABC transporter permease subunit, with protein MKLMTSAEKALARKDFGDVWENKMARSILILVPLVMVLVLPVFFLSLLLNVPMDKMNGMEQMLKLLPPQAAGLDNRQSIFYLMTNLICPMFFLMIPLMSASVSAACSFVGEKERGTLETLLLTPMSVRKIFKAKVMGCVFLSAVTTAGSFLLFSIVMAVGDVLLAMPFFLNWNWLVLFFLLSPAVTVFGVVFMALVSAKSKSYVESVQTSGYLVLPFVLLFTGQFTGLYQVGAILLLWISCALFVADFLICFFSARLFTPEKLLQ; from the coding sequence ATGAAGCTGATGACTTCCGCCGAAAAGGCTTTGGCCCGTAAAGATTTCGGGGATGTCTGGGAGAATAAAATGGCCCGGAGTATCCTGATCCTGGTCCCTCTGGTCATGGTCCTGGTTCTGCCCGTTTTTTTTCTCTCCCTTCTGCTCAACGTGCCGATGGACAAGATGAACGGGATGGAACAGATGCTCAAGCTGCTGCCCCCTCAGGCGGCAGGGCTGGACAATCGCCAGAGCATTTTTTATCTGATGACCAATCTGATCTGTCCGATGTTTTTTCTGATGATTCCTCTCATGTCCGCCAGTGTTTCCGCCGCGTGCAGCTTTGTGGGGGAAAAGGAGCGCGGCACGCTGGAAACGCTGCTTCTGACGCCGATGAGCGTACGGAAGATCTTTAAAGCCAAGGTGATGGGATGCGTCTTTCTGTCCGCCGTCACAACCGCCGGTTCGTTTCTTTTGTTTTCCATCGTAATGGCTGTGGGCGATGTCCTGCTTGCCATGCCGTTCTTTTTGAACTGGAACTGGCTTGTCCTGTTTTTCCTGCTGTCTCCGGCGGTAACCGTTTTCGGCGTTGTCTTTATGGCCTTGGTTTCGGCCAAAAGCAAAAGTTATGTGGAATCGGTCCAGACATCCGGCTATCTCGTCCTCCCATTCGTGCTTTTATTTACGGGCCAGTTTACCGGTTTGTATCAGGTTGGAGCCATTCTTTTACTGTGGATTTCCTGCGCTTTGTTTGTGGCTGACTTCCTGATCTGTTTTTTTTCAGCCCGTCTGTTCACTCCGGAAAAACTTTTGCAATGA
- a CDS encoding TIGR03905 family TSCPD domain-containing protein, translating to MTYRYKTHGTCSSEMLIELDGDIIRSVRIMGGCSGNLQGICALIEGMKADEVIRRFSGIRCGSRPTSCPDQLAKALMQAREKAASK from the coding sequence TTGACGTATCGTTATAAAACACACGGGACCTGCTCTTCGGAGATGCTGATTGAACTGGACGGAGACATAATCCGCTCGGTTCGGATCATGGGCGGCTGCAGCGGCAATTTGCAGGGAATCTGCGCGCTGATCGAAGGAATGAAGGCTGACGAGGTAATTCGGCGCTTTTCCGGAATCCGCTGCGGTTCCAGGCCTACTTCCTGTCCCGACCAATTGGCAAAGGCCCTCATGCAGGCTCGAGAAAAAGCGGCGTCAAAATAA
- a CDS encoding SPFH domain-containing protein, with product MGGFIVGAIIILLVVILLISNIKVVPQAHAYVMERLGAYHVTWNTGLHVKVPFIDKISKRVSLKEQVIDFPPQPVITKDNVTMQIDTVVYFQITDPKLYAYGVERPLSAIENLSATTLRNIIGDLELDHTLTSRDTINTQIRTILDEATDAWGIKVNRVELKNIIPPKEIQDSMEKQMKAERERRAQILTAEGEKRSAILIAEGEKESAILRADATKQTKILEAQGQAEAIALVQKALADSIVLLNQSNPTENVIALKSLEAFQKAADGKATKIIIPSQIQALAGLATSLKELVTDDPKEDPKG from the coding sequence ATGGGTGGTTTTATTGTTGGGGCTATTATTATCCTCTTGGTTGTAATTCTGCTGATTTCCAATATCAAGGTGGTGCCGCAGGCGCACGCCTATGTCATGGAGCGGCTGGGCGCATACCATGTCACATGGAATACCGGGCTTCACGTCAAAGTGCCGTTCATTGACAAAATTTCTAAAAGAGTGTCGCTGAAAGAGCAGGTGATCGACTTTCCGCCGCAGCCGGTCATTACGAAAGACAATGTCACCATGCAGATCGACACGGTCGTCTATTTTCAGATCACGGACCCGAAGCTCTACGCTTACGGTGTGGAACGCCCGCTTTCGGCGATTGAGAATCTTTCGGCCACGACGCTGCGAAATATCATCGGCGATCTGGAACTCGATCATACGCTGACGTCCCGCGATACGATCAATACGCAGATCCGCACGATCCTGGATGAGGCGACTGATGCCTGGGGCATCAAGGTCAACCGCGTGGAACTGAAAAATATCATTCCGCCGAAGGAAATTCAGGATTCCATGGAAAAGCAGATGAAAGCCGAGCGCGAACGCCGCGCCCAGATCCTGACGGCAGAAGGCGAAAAGCGCAGCGCGATTTTGATTGCGGAAGGCGAAAAGGAGTCCGCCATCCTGCGCGCGGATGCCACCAAGCAGACCAAGATTCTGGAAGCCCAGGGACAGGCGGAAGCAATTGCGCTGGTGCAGAAGGCTCTGGCGGACAGCATCGTTCTGCTCAACCAGTCAAATCCCACCGAAAATGTGATTGCGCTGAAAAGCCTGGAGGCATTTCAGAAAGCGGCGGATGGGAAGGCAACCAAAATTATTATCCCGTCCCAGATTCAGGCTCTGGCAGGCCTTGCGACTTCGCTGAAAGAATTGGTCACCGACGATCCGAAAGAGGACCCAAAAGGTTAG
- the purE gene encoding 5-(carboxyamino)imidazole ribonucleotide mutase: MRELKKVAVIMGSDSDFPVVSAAVKKLKSFEIPFEVHVLSAHRTPAEAAEFAKSARSKGFGVIIAAAGMAAHLAGVLASYTTLPVIGVPMKSSALEGLDALLATVQMPGGIPVATVAINGAENAAVLAAQILAVENGELSAKLEQMKCQMQEKVSAKDADIRAQAEQL; this comes from the coding sequence ATGCGGGAACTGAAAAAAGTAGCCGTTATTATGGGGAGTGACAGTGATTTTCCGGTTGTTTCGGCAGCCGTTAAAAAGCTGAAATCTTTTGAAATCCCTTTCGAAGTTCATGTCCTTTCCGCGCACAGGACGCCGGCCGAGGCTGCTGAATTTGCCAAAAGCGCCAGATCAAAGGGCTTCGGGGTCATCATCGCGGCAGCGGGAATGGCGGCTCACCTTGCCGGTGTGCTCGCCTCGTATACGACTCTTCCGGTGATTGGGGTCCCCATGAAATCCTCCGCTTTGGAGGGACTGGACGCATTGCTTGCCACTGTACAGATGCCGGGCGGGATTCCGGTGGCGACCGTCGCGATTAACGGCGCGGAGAATGCCGCCGTTCTTGCGGCTCAGATTCTCGCCGTGGAAAACGGGGAATTGTCGGCAAAGCTGGAACAAATGAAATGCCAAATGCAGGAAAAAGTCTCTGCAAAAGACGCTGACATCCGCGCTCAGGCGGAGCAGCTCTAA
- a CDS encoding phosphoribosylaminoimidazolecarboxamide formyltransferase, with the protein MANEFMLKYGCNPNQKPARIFMKDGGDLPIEVLNGRPGYINFLDAFNSWQLVRELKAACSLPAAASFKHVSPAGAALGVDLSETVKKICFVDDLELSPLAAAYATARGADRMSSYGDFAALSDVCDEQTALVLKREVSDGVIAPGYTERALEILKSKRKGTYNIIRIDPDYRPAPVEHKDVFGVTFEQGRNEAAIGPELLTKIVTKNCGLPEEAKRDLILSLIALKYTQSNSVCYAQGGRTIGVGAGQQSRIHCTRLAGNKADNWLLRQHPKVMELPFRGDIRRPDRDNTIDVYISDDAQDVLANGIWQNFFTVKPEPLTREEKKEWLAKQTGVSLGSDAFFPFGDNIERAHRSGVSYIAQPGGSIRDDNVIETCDKYGIVMAFTGLRLFHH; encoded by the coding sequence ATGGCAAACGAATTCATGCTCAAATACGGCTGCAATCCGAATCAGAAGCCTGCGCGGATCTTTATGAAGGACGGCGGAGACTTGCCGATAGAAGTTCTGAACGGACGTCCGGGCTACATCAATTTTCTGGATGCGTTCAACAGCTGGCAGCTCGTGCGGGAATTAAAGGCGGCGTGCAGTCTTCCGGCCGCTGCATCGTTTAAACATGTCAGCCCTGCGGGGGCCGCGCTTGGGGTGGATCTGTCCGAAACGGTGAAAAAAATCTGTTTTGTGGACGATCTGGAGCTTTCACCGCTGGCGGCTGCCTACGCGACGGCGCGCGGGGCGGACCGGATGTCCTCCTACGGCGATTTCGCGGCCCTGTCGGACGTCTGCGACGAGCAGACGGCGCTGGTTTTAAAGAGAGAGGTTTCCGACGGGGTGATTGCCCCTGGCTACACGGAAAGGGCGCTGGAAATTCTGAAATCCAAACGGAAAGGCACTTACAATATCATCCGGATCGATCCGGATTACAGACCGGCCCCTGTGGAGCATAAGGATGTGTTTGGCGTCACGTTTGAGCAGGGACGCAACGAGGCTGCCATCGGCCCGGAGCTGTTGACAAAGATCGTGACGAAAAACTGCGGTCTTCCCGAAGAGGCCAAGCGCGACCTGATCCTCTCTCTGATCGCGCTGAAATACACGCAGTCCAACTCCGTGTGCTATGCGCAGGGCGGAAGGACCATAGGAGTCGGGGCCGGGCAGCAGTCCCGGATCCACTGCACGCGCCTCGCGGGGAACAAGGCCGACAACTGGCTCCTCCGCCAGCATCCGAAGGTGATGGAGCTTCCGTTCCGCGGGGACATCCGCCGCCCCGACCGCGACAACACGATTGATGTATATATCTCCGACGATGCCCAGGATGTTTTGGCGAATGGCATTTGGCAGAATTTCTTCACCGTGAAACCGGAACCTCTGACCCGTGAGGAAAAAAAGGAATGGCTTGCGAAGCAGACCGGCGTTTCGCTTGGCTCCGACGCTTTTTTCCCGTTTGGGGACAACATCGAGCGCGCGCATCGGTCGGGTGTTTCCTATATCGCGCAGCCGGGCGGCTCGATCCGGGACGACAATGTGATCGAGACCTGTGACAAGTACGGCATTGTCATGGCGTTTACGGGCCTTCGCCTGTTCCACCACTGA
- the purN gene encoding phosphoribosylglycinamide formyltransferase, producing MLNIAVLVSGGGTNLQALIDAQKAGKIPDGRITLVISSREDAYAVTRAERAGIPAKVLLRRDFTGQDDYDAELLGLLERERIGLVVLAGFMTIISPRVIDRYRNRIINIHPSLIPSFCGEGCYGLRVHQAALKKGVKVTGATVHFVNEICDGGPIILQKAVAVLPDDTPETLQRRVMEQAEWKLLPKAAALFCAGLLEVENGIVKVKGDLSCSE from the coding sequence ATGCTGAATATCGCCGTTCTGGTTTCCGGCGGCGGAACCAACCTTCAGGCGCTGATCGACGCGCAGAAGGCGGGAAAAATTCCGGACGGACGGATCACGCTGGTTATTTCAAGCCGGGAGGACGCCTATGCGGTGACCCGCGCGGAGCGGGCCGGGATCCCGGCCAAGGTGCTTCTGCGCCGCGATTTTACCGGGCAGGACGATTATGACGCGGAGCTTCTCGGACTGCTGGAACGGGAGCGGATCGGGCTGGTTGTGCTCGCGGGCTTTATGACCATCATCAGCCCGCGGGTGATCGACCGGTACCGAAACAGAATCATCAATATCCATCCGTCCCTGATTCCCTCTTTCTGCGGCGAGGGCTGCTACGGACTGCGCGTGCATCAGGCCGCGTTGAAAAAGGGGGTCAAAGTGACGGGAGCGACGGTGCATTTTGTCAATGAAATCTGCGACGGCGGGCCGATTATCTTGCAAAAGGCGGTGGCGGTTCTTCCGGATGACACACCGGAAACTCTGCAGCGCAGGGTGATGGAGCAGGCGGAATGGAAGCTGCTGCCAAAGGCGGCCGCGCTGTTTTGCGCCGGACTGTTGGAAGTTGAAAACGGGATTGTGAAGGTAAAGGGGGATTTGTCTTGCAGCGAATGA
- the purM gene encoding phosphoribosylformylglycinamidine cyclo-ligase, which yields MKSYSESYKAAGVDVTAGYQAVERIKSHVERTSIPGVLSGIGGFGGLFQPDLSEMKAPVFVSGTDGVGTKLKIAFLMDKHDTIGIDCVAMCVNDVVCCGAKPLFFLDYLAVGKNHPESIEKIVSGVADGCVQAGCALVGGETAEMPGFYPADEYDLAGFSVGVVDREKILDGGSIRPGDALIGLESSGLHSNGFSLVRKVFNVGERNVNMLIGELGCTLGEELLKPTRIYVKPMLELMKQVEVKAVSHITGGGFYENVPRMLPQGVTAKIEKSRLPQMPIFSLLQRQGNIPEHDMYNTFNMGIGMCAAVSAVDADRAVEFLNGCGTPARVIGSIAEGGEGVELC from the coding sequence ATGAAAAGCTACAGTGAAAGTTACAAGGCCGCCGGCGTGGATGTGACGGCGGGGTATCAGGCCGTGGAACGAATCAAAAGCCATGTGGAACGGACAAGCATTCCGGGGGTTTTGTCCGGAATCGGCGGCTTCGGGGGTTTGTTCCAGCCCGATCTTTCTGAAATGAAAGCGCCCGTTTTTGTCAGCGGGACCGACGGAGTCGGGACCAAGCTGAAGATTGCTTTTTTAATGGACAAACACGACACCATCGGGATCGACTGTGTCGCCATGTGCGTGAATGACGTTGTCTGCTGCGGCGCGAAGCCGCTGTTCTTTCTCGACTACCTCGCCGTGGGAAAAAATCATCCGGAGAGCATTGAAAAAATCGTTTCCGGCGTCGCGGACGGCTGCGTGCAGGCCGGCTGTGCCCTGGTCGGAGGAGAAACCGCCGAAATGCCGGGCTTTTATCCGGCAGACGAGTACGACCTTGCGGGGTTTTCCGTCGGCGTGGTGGACCGGGAGAAGATTCTGGACGGCGGATCGATCCGCCCCGGGGACGCCCTGATCGGGCTGGAATCCTCCGGGCTGCATTCCAACGGATTTTCTCTGGTGCGCAAGGTGTTCAATGTCGGTGAGCGCAATGTGAACATGCTGATCGGCGAGCTTGGCTGCACGCTGGGGGAAGAACTTTTGAAACCTACCAGGATTTATGTAAAACCGATGCTGGAACTGATGAAACAAGTCGAGGTCAAGGCGGTTTCCCATATTACCGGAGGCGGATTTTATGAAAACGTTCCGCGGATGCTGCCGCAGGGCGTGACGGCGAAAATTGAAAAGAGCAGGCTGCCGCAGATGCCGATCTTTTCTCTTCTGCAGCGCCAGGGAAATATCCCGGAACACGATATGTATAATACGTTCAACATGGGGATCGGCATGTGCGCCGCCGTTTCGGCAGTGGACGCGGACCGGGCCGTGGAATTTCTGAATGGATGCGGGACCCCGGCGCGTGTGATCGGCAGCATTGCCGAAGGCGGGGAAGGCGTAGAATTATGCTGA